In Fructilactobacillus cliffordii, a single genomic region encodes these proteins:
- a CDS encoding TMEM175 family protein, translated as MKKSRVEALTDAIVAIIITIMVLEFKIPNTPRFIEIFDSIPELFAYIVSFIFIGVAWYNQHYMFYLVHRITKRIYWANNLWLFTMSLIPIVSAWVGRFMDNVAPQLFYLLFFTAWNIAYLILSKVILNEMEKEHDETGIKKIKNMCSYQFLISWKFPALIIITAIAIWIFPPSGLVFSLIEIIINGIYTSPDGDKLEGPTVK; from the coding sequence GTGAAAAAATCACGAGTCGAAGCCCTGACTGATGCCATTGTTGCCATTATTATCACCATCATGGTGTTAGAATTTAAAATTCCCAATACTCCCAGATTTATAGAAATCTTTGATAGTATTCCCGAATTATTTGCCTACATCGTTAGTTTTATTTTCATCGGGGTGGCCTGGTACAACCAGCACTACATGTTTTACTTGGTCCATCGAATTACCAAACGGATTTACTGGGCCAATAACTTGTGGCTCTTTACGATGTCGCTGATTCCGATTGTATCTGCCTGGGTCGGAAGATTTATGGATAACGTTGCCCCCCAACTATTTTACCTACTCTTTTTTACCGCTTGGAACATCGCTTATTTAATTCTCAGTAAGGTAATTTTAAACGAAATGGAAAAAGAACACGACGAAACTGGTATTAAAAAAATTAAAAACATGTGTAGCTACCAATTTTTAATTAGTTGGAAGTTTCCCGCCTTAATTATTATAACTGCCATTGCCATTTGGATTTTCCCACCTAGTGGTTTAGTTTTTAGTTTAATTGAAATTATCATCAACGGAATCTACACCTCACCTGATGGTGACAAACTCGAGGGACCCACGGTCAAATAA
- a CDS encoding ACT domain-containing protein produces MKQYYIVDQSLLPEMFGKVIAARQLLEEGKAANISEAVKAVGISRGSYYKYKDMVYSTDDSSWNRKAVISLMLNDRPGVLSQLLQEVAASGASILTINQNIPIHQMASVVISLDLTHITITLDELLADFKQVEGASQVRLVSIE; encoded by the coding sequence ATCAAACAGTATTACATTGTGGATCAGTCGTTATTACCAGAGATGTTTGGCAAGGTAATTGCCGCTCGCCAGTTATTAGAAGAGGGGAAAGCCGCAAATATTAGTGAAGCGGTCAAGGCGGTCGGAATCAGTCGAGGTAGTTACTATAAGTACAAAGACATGGTGTATTCGACTGATGATTCTAGTTGGAACAGAAAAGCAGTGATTTCGTTAATGTTAAACGACCGCCCAGGAGTACTATCGCAATTATTGCAGGAAGTAGCTGCTAGTGGGGCGAGTATTTTAACCATTAACCAAAACATTCCGATTCATCAAATGGCGAGCGTGGTTATTTCTTTGGATTTGACCCACATTACGATTACGCTAGATGAATTATTGGCGGACTTTAAACAGGTAGAGGGTGCGAGTCAAGTCCGCTTGGTATCAATTGAATAA
- a CDS encoding MFS transporter, with translation MKPIKQVALNDLASSIATQAFSIYTFWYIASHLHNQGLISLLGGLELLTVLLAPVGGVVADTWSRVKIMQIISLIRTGLLLAFVVLLLVTQQLSYLLIAAGTGLSILSAFYNPAVEAIIPDYADSDAELVQNNTIVNVANQTATIAASVVAGLFTFLPSNLMAYGLLLLLLAIATISILRLQDYSHRQPDDHPWDNFRSTKLVSEFKAIVKIPVIRVLLPYAIILNLSFWSFWFLTPLYLTTYLHRFRIAFSLQELLIGIAAITCGIVVGRYTGLLARLIRWYPLFLLLQGSGFVLFLLVMQITSNLLVQVVSFCLAWLMYGTFNFLTGLMFVTAVQRKLQPEQMGKTLGTIFSIFGILSPLASLITGVVHQPNTQLMLGLVLPMILVPLVMLFDGRVKWVLQSDH, from the coding sequence ATGAAACCAATTAAACAAGTGGCACTCAATGACCTAGCGAGTTCGATTGCCACGCAAGCCTTTAGCATTTATACGTTTTGGTACATTGCCAGCCACCTGCATAACCAGGGGTTAATTTCACTACTGGGTGGTTTGGAATTACTGACGGTGTTACTAGCCCCGGTCGGAGGTGTGGTTGCTGATACTTGGTCCCGGGTTAAGATTATGCAAATCATTAGTTTGATTCGGACTGGTCTATTATTAGCCTTTGTGGTTCTGTTGCTTGTAACCCAGCAATTAAGTTATTTGTTGATTGCAGCGGGAACCGGACTTAGTATCTTATCCGCTTTTTATAATCCAGCGGTGGAGGCCATTATCCCAGACTATGCTGATTCCGATGCCGAACTAGTGCAGAATAATACGATTGTAAACGTCGCCAATCAAACAGCAACCATTGCCGCTTCAGTGGTAGCGGGCTTGTTTACTTTTTTGCCCAGCAACTTGATGGCGTACGGCTTATTGCTACTGTTATTGGCAATTGCAACGATTAGCATCTTACGCTTACAAGATTACTCACACCGACAACCGGACGACCATCCCTGGGATAACTTTCGCTCAACCAAGCTTGTGAGTGAGTTTAAAGCCATTGTTAAAATTCCGGTCATTCGGGTTTTATTGCCCTATGCAATTATTTTGAACCTAAGTTTTTGGAGCTTCTGGTTCTTGACCCCGTTATACTTAACAACTTACTTACACAGGTTTCGGATTGCCTTTTCGTTACAGGAACTGTTAATTGGAATCGCGGCAATTACGTGTGGGATAGTAGTGGGTAGATACACGGGATTACTGGCACGCTTGATTCGCTGGTATCCACTTTTTTTACTGTTGCAAGGGAGCGGTTTTGTGCTGTTTTTGTTGGTAATGCAAATAACGTCAAACTTGCTAGTTCAAGTGGTAAGTTTTTGTCTGGCTTGGCTGATGTATGGAACCTTCAACTTTTTAACGGGACTTATGTTTGTGACGGCGGTTCAGCGCAAGCTGCAGCCCGAACAAATGGGGAAAACGTTGGGAACGATTTTCTCAATTTTTGGGATTCTCTCGCCTCTGGCTTCGCTGATCACGGGTGTGGTGCACCAGCCCAATACCCAACTAATGTTGGGGTTGGTTCTACCGATGATTCTGGTCCCGCTGGTGATGTTATTTGATGGACGAGTGAAATGGGTTTTACAATCAGATCATTAA
- a CDS encoding ABC transporter ATP-binding protein produces the protein MKMQPTITVQNLEQGYGKTIILKDINLTVNRGQILALIGPSGSGKSTLIKSIMGMLLPKQGQVRVLDTPMPDRLILGKIGFMAQNDALYQGLTGKENLEFFGSLLGMNQADIQQQLDYVAGIVNLGPHLDKFVKDYSGGMKRRLSLAISLLGQPQILILDEPTVGIDPELRAHIWDELHKLAQQGCTILLTTHVMEDAEQADQLLMIRRGEAIAQGSPQGLLDQFQVKQIEQVFIKAGRDQDARLGSN, from the coding sequence ATCAAAATGCAGCCAACCATCACGGTGCAAAATTTGGAACAGGGGTATGGCAAAACAATTATTTTGAAGGATATCAACCTTACTGTGAATCGGGGACAGATTTTAGCGCTAATCGGTCCGAGTGGTTCGGGTAAATCAACGCTCATTAAGTCGATTATGGGCATGCTACTACCTAAACAAGGGCAAGTTCGAGTGCTTGATACCCCGATGCCCGACCGGTTAATTCTCGGAAAGATTGGATTCATGGCCCAAAATGATGCTTTATATCAAGGGTTAACGGGAAAAGAAAATCTCGAATTCTTTGGTTCCTTATTAGGGATGAATCAGGCAGATATTCAGCAGCAACTGGATTATGTGGCCGGAATTGTGAACTTAGGTCCGCATTTGGATAAGTTCGTGAAGGATTATTCTGGTGGAATGAAACGGCGGTTGTCACTAGCCATTTCTTTACTGGGACAACCCCAAATTTTGATTTTAGACGAACCGACGGTGGGAATTGATCCGGAATTACGAGCTCACATTTGGGATGAGCTGCACAAGTTGGCGCAACAGGGATGCACAATTTTATTGACCACCCATGTGATGGAAGATGCCGAACAGGCCGATCAATTGTTGATGATTCGTCGGGGCGAGGCCATTGCCCAAGGATCACCACAAGGATTATTAGATCAGTTTCAGGTTAAGCAAATTGAACAGGTTTTCATTAAAGCAGGGAGGGATCAAGATGCGCGTCTGGGCAGTAACTAA
- a CDS encoding macro domain-containing protein — protein sequence MQLFLSWSGSYSKDLAIEFKKFLGEIFKDSDVNTFISSDDIKFGYNWNDIIKKNLESSDIGLLFLTPENINSTWLNFEAGSIHEDENNESRIIPILFNHYQENGIELIENSPLKQFQSIVNPNKQNIHRLIIDINSKINKKISQNKLLNTFDDEWHELDLKIKSLKNKYQSISFNYKGSQISVKNESILRHPNHDVIRVFPFNEYFDTKVNDEIVTKKSLNGKILAKILKEDDVSIDEINDKMCEDKNLKKNFIENNESRDSGKTKKYKLGTIFKYDDTIFFTAMTNVKDGNKATLSISNYIQFLFFFWNQIDEFYAGKTTIMIPLFGSGITRIKANYNELLKIILWTFKISKRELNFNFNLSIVLDQKVNKKINYYDLENNFNIL from the coding sequence ATGCAATTATTTTTAAGTTGGTCTGGTTCATATAGTAAAGATTTAGCAATTGAATTTAAAAAATTTTTAGGTGAAATTTTTAAAGATAGTGATGTTAATACTTTTATATCATCTGATGATATAAAATTTGGATATAATTGGAATGATATTATTAAAAAAAATTTAGAATCAAGTGATATAGGATTATTATTCTTGACACCAGAGAATATTAATAGTACTTGGTTAAATTTTGAAGCTGGTTCAATTCATGAAGATGAAAATAACGAATCAAGAATAATTCCTATCCTATTCAATCACTATCAGGAAAATGGAATTGAATTGATAGAAAATTCACCTCTTAAGCAATTCCAAAGTATTGTTAATCCAAATAAACAGAATATCCATAGATTGATAATTGATATTAATTCAAAGATTAATAAAAAAATCTCTCAAAATAAATTATTGAATACTTTTGATGATGAATGGCATGAGTTAGATTTAAAAATAAAATCCTTAAAAAATAAATATCAATCAATTTCATTTAACTATAAAGGAAGTCAAATAAGTGTAAAAAATGAATCAATTCTAAGGCATCCTAATCATGATGTTATTCGTGTTTTTCCTTTTAATGAATATTTTGATACAAAAGTTAATGATGAAATTGTTACGAAGAAATCTCTTAATGGTAAAATTCTAGCAAAAATCTTAAAAGAAGATGACGTCAGTATTGATGAAATTAACGATAAAATGTGTGAAGATAAAAATTTGAAAAAGAATTTTATAGAAAATAATGAATCAAGAGATTCAGGGAAAACAAAAAAATATAAATTAGGTACGATATTTAAGTATGATGATACTATATTTTTTACTGCTATGACGAATGTAAAAGATGGAAACAAGGCAACCTTAAGTATTAGTAATTATATCCAATTTTTATTTTTCTTTTGGAATCAAATTGACGAGTTTTATGCCGGTAAAACTACAATTATGATACCTCTTTTTGGATCTGGTATAACCAGAATTAAAGCTAACTATAATGAACTTTTAAAAATAATATTATGGACTTTCAAAATTAGTAAGAGAGAATTAAACTTTAACTTTAATTTATCAATTGTATTAGATCAAAAAGTAAATAAAAAAATTAATTATTATGATTTAGAAAACAACTTTAATATTTTATAA
- a CDS encoding zinc-dependent alcohol dehydrogenase family protein, which yields MKASIFIKPGEVRIEDRPKPEIQKPTDAIIKIVRASVCGSDLWWFRGISQRDSGTPTGHEGIGIVESVGSEVTNVKPGDFVIAPFTHGCGHCAACKAGFDGNCLNRETGSINGYQAQYLRFVNANWALVKIPGQPSDYTPEMLNSFVTLSDVMATGYHAAATAEVKPGDTVAVMGDGAVGLCGVISAKLRGAKRIIAMSRHEDRQKLAREFGATDVVPERGDEAVKHVMELTGAGVDAVLECVGTEQSVDTATKIVRPGAIIGRVGIPQKPDMNTNQLFYNNTGLRGGIASVTTYDREELLQAVLDGKINPGKVFTKQFTLDQLQDAYDAMDQRQAIKSLLIVDDQA from the coding sequence ATGAAAGCAAGTATTTTTATTAAACCGGGCGAAGTCCGGATTGAAGATCGACCGAAACCAGAAATTCAAAAGCCAACCGACGCCATCATTAAAATCGTACGCGCCAGCGTTTGTGGTTCCGACTTATGGTGGTTCCGGGGAATTTCCCAACGAGACAGCGGAACGCCTACAGGTCACGAAGGAATCGGAATCGTTGAATCAGTGGGTTCAGAAGTTACTAACGTTAAACCTGGTGACTTCGTAATTGCTCCTTTCACCCACGGTTGTGGTCACTGTGCCGCATGTAAAGCTGGTTTTGACGGTAACTGTTTAAACCGAGAAACTGGCAGTATCAACGGTTACCAAGCTCAATATCTACGGTTTGTGAACGCTAACTGGGCGCTCGTTAAGATTCCAGGGCAACCATCTGATTACACTCCCGAAATGTTAAATTCTTTCGTCACCCTCTCAGACGTAATGGCCACTGGTTACCACGCTGCTGCTACTGCCGAAGTTAAGCCAGGTGATACGGTCGCCGTTATGGGCGACGGAGCCGTTGGTTTGTGTGGGGTAATTTCTGCCAAACTCCGGGGCGCTAAACGGATCATCGCCATGAGTCGGCATGAAGACCGGCAAAAGTTAGCCCGTGAATTTGGCGCTACTGATGTGGTTCCAGAACGGGGTGACGAAGCAGTAAAACACGTCATGGAATTAACCGGTGCCGGAGTAGACGCCGTACTCGAATGTGTCGGAACGGAACAATCTGTCGATACAGCCACTAAAATTGTCCGTCCGGGTGCCATCATCGGCCGGGTCGGAATTCCGCAAAAACCTGACATGAACACCAACCAATTGTTCTACAACAATACTGGGTTACGGGGCGGAATTGCTTCAGTAACCACCTACGATCGTGAAGAACTTTTACAAGCTGTTTTAGACGGTAAGATTAACCCCGGGAAGGTCTTTACCAAACAATTTACCTTAGACCAACTCCAGGATGCTTACGATGCCATGGATCAACGGCAAGCCATTAAATCATTACTGATTGTTGACGACCAAGCCTAA
- a CDS encoding TetR/AcrR family transcriptional regulator, protein MTKNIQNIFAASLQQTNLSPKQQAVLQASLDLFSTQGFNATSTKDIAQAAGVAEGTVYQQFKNKNGILQAILDPFIQSVLPQVVQDFTTEVGTRQFDDLEDFLTYIIKNRMLFALENKAQIRIFAQEIFRSDELVNQVKNQLGTLKTGSLAHQLQEFQRQGQLVQWPLPRLLQFVFSTFMSFILPVIITNRDDVSETQVEQWTTEAVTFLLHGLTPQ, encoded by the coding sequence ATGACTAAGAACATTCAAAATATTTTTGCGGCCAGTTTACAGCAAACCAATCTTTCCCCAAAGCAACAAGCCGTGTTACAGGCCAGTTTAGACCTATTTTCGACCCAGGGTTTTAACGCAACTAGCACGAAGGATATCGCCCAGGCGGCGGGTGTGGCGGAAGGAACGGTGTATCAGCAATTTAAAAATAAGAACGGAATTTTGCAGGCCATTCTAGATCCGTTTATCCAATCCGTGTTACCGCAAGTGGTGCAGGATTTTACGACGGAAGTGGGGACGCGCCAGTTCGATGATTTAGAGGACTTTTTGACCTATATTATTAAGAACCGGATGCTTTTTGCGTTAGAAAATAAGGCACAAATCAGAATTTTTGCGCAAGAAATTTTTCGTTCTGATGAGCTAGTGAACCAGGTTAAAAACCAACTGGGAACGTTGAAAACCGGCTCGTTAGCACACCAGTTACAAGAATTTCAGCGGCAGGGACAATTGGTGCAATGGCCGCTCCCCCGCTTGCTTCAATTCGTATTTAGTACCTTCATGAGTTTTATTTTACCGGTGATTATTACTAACCGCGATGATGTGAGTGAAACTCAGGTGGAACAGTGGACTACGGAAGCAGTTACTTTTCTCTTACATGGTTTAACGCCTCAATAA
- the abc-f gene encoding ribosomal protection-like ABC-F family protein, with product MEEIKLQKVSFAYPEKPEPVFTDLSLTFNSDWKLGVIGRNGQGKTTLLKLIAGQLHGSGVIQSNLPFQFFPFPVAYTELVSDFFTRTTTIPVWQLKRELTLLGVDASILYREYGTLSGGEKTKVQLSMLFADETTFKLIDEPTNHLDQLGNQQVIDYLQHKQGFMLVSHNAYLLDQVCDQLLALEKTGIQLYHGNYRAFREHRQLAEQERATTNAKIERQVAKLEKSARQHQQWSQNKEKQKFNRKGDPDQKVMDRGMMGNRAARLMKKAKVAERKRNQAITEQTALKKATETVEPLELKLPKPDHSTILRLNSVQLGYGDRQLFAPQSFTVNRGDVLGIVGDNGCGKTSLLQAILGTFSGTQVGEIQRRPHLTISPLFQTYHHEETIPAYVEKMGLDRELFLSNLHKLGVARTDFTKRIDQMSAGQQKRIELARSLSISADLYLWDEPLNYLDEYNRRQLVAVIKESPMTLLVIDHDLEFIHQVASTIINLER from the coding sequence TTGGAAGAAATTAAATTACAAAAGGTATCCTTTGCCTATCCAGAAAAGCCGGAACCGGTGTTTACCGATCTTAGCCTTACCTTTAACTCTGATTGGAAACTAGGAGTGATTGGCCGAAACGGACAGGGGAAAACCACCTTGTTGAAGTTAATTGCCGGTCAGTTACACGGATCCGGGGTGATTCAAAGTAACTTACCGTTTCAATTCTTTCCATTTCCAGTGGCATATACAGAACTAGTAAGTGACTTCTTTACCCGAACTACCACCATTCCGGTATGGCAATTAAAACGGGAGTTGACCTTACTAGGAGTGGATGCATCGATTTTATACCGCGAGTATGGAACGTTGTCTGGGGGAGAAAAAACGAAAGTTCAGTTGAGTATGCTGTTTGCGGACGAGACAACCTTTAAGTTAATTGATGAACCGACCAATCATTTGGATCAGTTGGGCAACCAACAGGTCATTGATTATTTACAGCATAAGCAGGGATTTATGTTGGTTAGTCATAACGCCTATTTATTGGATCAAGTTTGTGATCAACTTTTGGCATTGGAAAAGACGGGGATTCAGCTCTACCATGGTAACTATCGAGCTTTTCGCGAGCATCGCCAGTTAGCGGAACAAGAACGGGCAACGACCAATGCTAAAATTGAGCGCCAGGTAGCTAAGTTGGAAAAAAGCGCCCGTCAGCACCAGCAGTGGTCCCAAAATAAGGAAAAGCAAAAATTTAATCGGAAGGGCGATCCGGATCAGAAGGTGATGGACCGCGGCATGATGGGTAATCGGGCGGCTCGGTTAATGAAAAAGGCTAAGGTAGCTGAACGCAAACGCAACCAAGCGATTACGGAACAAACGGCCTTGAAGAAGGCCACTGAGACCGTAGAACCGTTGGAATTAAAACTGCCGAAGCCGGATCACTCGACCATTTTGCGCTTGAATTCAGTCCAGCTGGGTTACGGCGACCGTCAGTTATTTGCGCCCCAGTCGTTTACAGTTAACCGTGGGGATGTCTTAGGGATTGTCGGTGACAATGGGTGTGGGAAAACTAGTTTGTTGCAGGCCATTTTGGGGACCTTTTCTGGGACACAAGTGGGAGAAATTCAACGTCGACCGCATTTAACGATTAGCCCGTTGTTTCAGACTTATCACCATGAAGAGACCATTCCTGCTTATGTTGAAAAAATGGGATTAGACCGCGAACTCTTTTTGAGTAATTTACATAAGTTAGGGGTCGCGCGGACCGATTTTACGAAACGGATTGATCAAATGAGTGCGGGTCAGCAGAAACGAATCGAGCTGGCGCGCTCGTTATCAATTAGTGCTGATCTCTACTTGTGGGACGAACCGCTGAATTATTTAGATGAGTACAATCGCCGGCAACTTGTGGCAGTCATAAAAGAAAGCCCCATGACCTTACTGGTAATTGACCATGACTTGGAATTTATTCACCAAGTTGCTTCGACGATTATTAATTTAGAACGTTAG
- a CDS encoding ABC transporter permease: protein MRVWAVTKRIIIEMLRDKRTIAMMFIAPLFVLTLMNFLFTSNNNQKATLAVHNVDSTLVKNLPSKHLQIKQIDNQHSAETNIRNHDYAGVLTQQGDKLQLTLQNSDQTKTALILQGLKTTQVKLKMQAASTTMQKQAQALQQLQGQLGTAMQHAQPQAVPNYQLHTKYLYGSSKSTFFDTLLPIMIGFMVFFFVFLISGVAFLGERTSGTLSRVLATPIRKQEIIIGYIGGYGIFAVLQSILIVCFSIYAFKIQLLGNILNVVLIAVMLALVALTLGLLISTFADSAFQMVQFIPLVVIPQIFFSGIIPINQMAGWIQPLAKLMPLYYGSQAITDIIQKGVGFSAILPTVVILALFALVFYILNVMTLRKYRRV from the coding sequence ATGCGCGTCTGGGCAGTAACTAAACGAATTATCATTGAGATGTTGCGTGATAAACGGACGATTGCCATGATGTTTATTGCGCCGTTGTTTGTACTAACGTTGATGAACTTTTTATTTACCTCGAATAATAACCAAAAGGCGACGTTAGCCGTACACAACGTTGACAGCACGTTGGTTAAGAATTTACCTAGTAAGCATCTGCAAATTAAGCAGATTGATAATCAACACAGCGCGGAAACTAACATTCGTAACCACGATTATGCCGGGGTCTTAACTCAGCAGGGAGATAAATTGCAGCTGACCTTACAAAATAGTGATCAAACGAAGACCGCGCTGATTTTACAGGGATTAAAAACAACGCAAGTGAAACTGAAGATGCAGGCGGCTAGCACTACGATGCAAAAGCAGGCTCAGGCCTTGCAACAGCTCCAGGGACAGTTAGGGACAGCCATGCAGCACGCGCAACCACAAGCGGTTCCTAACTATCAGCTGCACACTAAGTACTTGTACGGAAGTAGTAAATCCACGTTCTTTGATACGTTACTCCCGATTATGATTGGCTTCATGGTCTTCTTCTTTGTTTTCCTAATTTCTGGGGTGGCCTTTTTGGGCGAACGAACCTCGGGGACGCTTAGTCGCGTGTTAGCAACGCCGATTCGCAAGCAGGAGATTATCATTGGTTACATTGGTGGTTACGGGATCTTTGCGGTGCTGCAATCTATTCTGATTGTCTGCTTTAGTATCTATGCCTTTAAGATTCAACTGCTAGGAAACATTTTGAACGTGGTCTTAATTGCGGTCATGCTGGCACTGGTAGCCTTAACCCTCGGACTTTTGATTTCGACCTTTGCCGATTCTGCCTTTCAAATGGTACAATTTATTCCATTAGTGGTGATTCCCCAGATTTTCTTCTCTGGAATTATCCCGATTAACCAAATGGCAGGCTGGATTCAACCGTTGGCAAAATTGATGCCCCTGTACTACGGTTCCCAAGCCATTACGGATATCATTCAAAAAGGGGTTGGCTTTTCTGCTATTTTACCAACGGTCGTTATTTTGGCCCTGTTTGCCCTTGTCTTTTATATTTTAAACGTAATGACCCTGCGCAAATACCGGCGGGTTTAA
- a CDS encoding putative polysaccharide biosynthesis protein, with protein MDNDVENNQLEEQQQFAESEQAKGQMLKGSAWMTIGSILSRILGALYIIPWRLIFGAALFPIANSLYTQGYNIYSFVLIVAIAGIPSAIAKQVAHYNALNEYGVGVELYKKGVILSILMGVISALILWFAAPFLTNGDPNVIPVIHSLSWAVLIIPTMSLTRGYFQGYGDMAPSAISQFIEQLARVIYMLVSAFIILRVLHGNWVTAVSQSTFAAFIGAIFGFLILGWYYWRGRDYYRSLVANSNHQLRVPTNQLYREIISQAVPFVILGAGVTIFSLIDQFTFFDIMRLATNFSERALQVDYAVFAGNANKLTMIVISLASSLAITVVPLLSTAFTKRNMQMMRDQLSNTMILFEFVMLPASLGMAAVAGPLNRTFYGTANMDFGSNVLTFAAIAAIPIGLFVVTSAVMQGVSQNRRAVKYFVIGTIAKVLTQFPLVYWFGAFGTLMSTVVGFTVANGLIIYSLNHDFGFEVKKMLNDSVRLLAYSLIMYFITLITVYVLNFLFGLVANPFSSLMSLVVTALAAMIGASVYLYCTLKSRIADEVLGARVARLRTILHIS; from the coding sequence GTGGATAACGATGTTGAAAACAATCAATTAGAAGAACAACAACAATTTGCAGAATCAGAACAAGCTAAGGGCCAAATGTTAAAGGGATCCGCCTGGATGACGATTGGAAGTATTCTTTCGCGAATCCTGGGAGCCCTGTACATCATCCCGTGGCGCCTGATTTTTGGAGCAGCATTATTCCCGATTGCTAACTCGCTTTATACTCAAGGTTACAACATTTATAGTTTTGTGTTGATTGTGGCGATTGCTGGGATTCCTTCCGCGATTGCCAAGCAAGTGGCACACTATAACGCGTTGAACGAGTATGGTGTGGGAGTTGAATTGTATAAAAAAGGGGTCATTCTTTCCATTTTAATGGGAGTGATTAGCGCCCTGATTCTTTGGTTTGCAGCGCCGTTCTTAACGAATGGGGATCCCAACGTAATTCCGGTGATTCACTCGTTATCGTGGGCGGTTTTAATCATTCCTACGATGAGTTTAACCCGGGGGTATTTCCAGGGTTATGGTGACATGGCACCGTCAGCCATTTCCCAGTTTATTGAACAATTGGCCCGGGTCATTTACATGTTAGTCTCTGCCTTCATTATTTTGCGAGTCTTACATGGTAACTGGGTCACGGCGGTGTCTCAGTCAACATTTGCGGCGTTTATCGGTGCCATCTTTGGGTTCTTAATCTTAGGCTGGTATTACTGGCGTGGTCGGGATTATTATCGATCGTTGGTGGCCAATAGTAACCACCAATTGCGGGTGCCCACGAACCAGTTGTATCGTGAAATCATTAGTCAGGCGGTACCATTTGTGATTTTGGGAGCCGGAGTGACCATCTTTTCGCTGATTGATCAGTTCACTTTCTTTGACATTATGCGGTTGGCAACTAATTTTTCCGAACGAGCCTTACAGGTTGACTATGCGGTTTTTGCAGGAAATGCCAATAAACTGACTATGATCGTGATTTCGTTAGCTTCGTCATTAGCAATTACGGTCGTACCGTTACTATCAACGGCTTTTACCAAGCGCAACATGCAAATGATGCGTGATCAACTGTCTAACACCATGATTCTCTTTGAATTTGTGATGTTACCGGCTTCCTTGGGGATGGCAGCCGTGGCGGGTCCTTTGAATCGGACCTTTTATGGAACAGCAAACATGGACTTTGGAAGTAACGTGTTGACCTTTGCGGCCATCGCGGCTATTCCAATTGGATTGTTTGTGGTAACCTCTGCCGTAATGCAGGGAGTATCCCAAAACCGGCGGGCTGTGAAGTACTTTGTGATTGGAACGATTGCCAAGGTCTTGACGCAATTTCCGTTGGTCTACTGGTTTGGAGCCTTTGGAACTCTCATGTCGACAGTGGTGGGCTTTACGGTAGCCAATGGGTTAATCATTTATTCTTTAAACCACGACTTCGGTTTTGAAGTTAAGAAGATGTTGAATGATTCGGTTCGGTTACTTGCCTATTCGTTGATTATGTATTTCATTACTTTAATTACTGTTTATGTGCTTAATTTCTTGTTTGGCTTAGTAGCCAATCCATTTAGTTCGCTGATGAGTTTAGTGGTGACGGCTCTGGCGGCGATGATTGGTGCTAGTGTTTACCTGTACTGTACTTTAAAGAGTCGAATTGCGGATGAAGTCTTAGGAGCTCGGGTGGCACGGCTACGAACTATCTTGCACATTAGTTAA